One Glycine soja cultivar W05 chromosome 2, ASM419377v2, whole genome shotgun sequence genomic region harbors:
- the LOC114371116 gene encoding mediator of RNA polymerase II transcription subunit 25-like: MDSPSKRSLESSKIMTETTFPIPFPIDFQEDLISGSSMIVEEQAMEGIQNVRPEAESSLYPLIPQATMNEIYVPSPTNSEPKNIYDDLMARLCNDDDILKLEENNEQIPLDDISLEVLKAVEGLAHSVTNDRNSTTLLTSNSLEEMNISIPPAAGVVVSEAFTQFQSPSFPVHPYGCTSVGASASASVGGIGCTSTVNASVVAGASTTVRLATTDPQDPPQIGTSTVNASVVAGASTTVRLATTDPQDPPQIGTSFGNSVFPNTTGNPLTQFQSCSSKSSFPMLPYDSSSNSSYQQFPRYIPYLMTGIGPQGIPAMMPQHNQGKFWLRPPPLSDFPNFVHAWEGSLVERIHLNDDSLTQARVVRKPTSPVTLTAEWGPRLEIVLFLPTNAVNYTMKILGGPIDYVFFHITHFNHLNLYDRLKSKNLCAKIELPPQTIILSTTSSKYHFLGAIFPGDTLFVEPA; encoded by the exons ATGGATTCACCCTCAAAAAGGAGTCTAGAATCAAGCAAGATAATGACTGAAACTACATTTCCCATACCTTTCCCCATCGATTTTCaag AGGACCTAATCTCGGGTAGTAGCATGATCGTTGAAGAGCAAGCCATGGAGGGTATCCAAAATGTTAGACCT GAGGCTGAAAGTAGCCTATACCCGCTTATCCCACAAGCAACAATGAATGAGATATATGTTCCTTCTCCCACCAACTCTGAGCCAAAGAATATCTATGATGATTTAATGGCACGGCTATGTAATGACGATGATATTTTGAAATTGGAAGAGAACAATGAGCAAATTCCTTTAGATGATATTTCCTTGGAAGTCCTTAAAGCAGTGGAGGGGCTAGCACATAGTGTAACCAATGACAGAAATTCAACTACTCTCTTGACCTCAAATTCATTAGAGGAAATGAACATTTCAATTCCACCTGCAGCTGGGGTAGTTGTATCTGAAGCATTCACTCAATTTCAATCACCAAGTTTCCCAGTGCATCCTTATGGTTGTACAAGTGTTGGTGCTAGTGCTAGTGCTAGTGTTGGTGGTATTGGTTGCACTAGTACTGTTAATGCTAGTGTTGTTGCTGGTGCTAGCACAACAGTTAGGTTAGCAACTACTGATCCACAAGATCCTCCTCAAATTGGCACTAGTACTGTTAATGCTAGTGTTGTTGCTGGTGCTAGCACAACAGTTAGGTTAGCAACTACTGATCCACAAGATCCTCCTCAAATTGGCACTTCATTTGGTAATTCTGTGTTTCCAAATACAACAGGAAACCCATTGACTCAGTTTCAATCATGTTCATCAAAATCAAGCTTCCCAATGCTTCCCTACGACAGTAGCAGCAACAGTAGTTACCAACAATTTCCAAGGTACATTCCATACCTAATGACTGGGATTGGTCCACAAGGTATACCTGCAATGATGCCTCAGCATAATCAAGGAAAATTTTGGCTTCGCCCACCACCTCTCTCAGACTTTCCAAACTTTGTGCATGCCTGGGAG GGAAGTTTGGTTGAAAGAATTCACTTGAATGACGATTCCCTTACTCAAGCAAGG GTTGTGAGGAAACCAACATCACCTGTCAC GCTTACTGCTGAATGGGGGCCTAGGCTGGAGATTGTCCTCTTCTTACCCACAAATGCGGTTAACTATACAATGAA gaTTCTTGGTGGACCTATTGATTATGTGTTCTTTCACATAACTCATTTCAATCATCTCAACTTATACGATCGTTTAAAGAGTAAAAATCTG TGTGCAAAAATTGAACTCCCTCCACAGACTATAATCTTATCTACTACTAGCAGCAAATATCACTTTTTAGGGGCAATTTTTCCAGGG GATACACTATTTGTTGAACCTGCCTAA
- the LOC114371121 gene encoding uncharacterized protein LOC114371121, whose product MYDPSPSYYLPTNDYEDFMAKLFNENEFFQLRENIFKYPLQPYEPVPLDDIPLEVVKSVEGLSGFGASASVGVGDTASASVGVGDTARASVGVDDTASASVGVGDTASACVGASVGYNASAGGIAFANFNADIDSSVVFGANASSSTTLTVATIDPQVAGPSSFGNHSMFNNTMHNPLTQFESCSSPSSFSGLTHHASSSSSSHQQLQRYLPNQMNGINAQGIPAMTPQHISSNSNNQGLFWLRPPPLVDFPYFVPAWEGSLVGRIHSYRQFLSQARVVRKPTSPVTLTDQWCCRLDIALFIPLSTVNYTMKFCGGPIDYVFFHIIKFNNLDLYDYMMSTNLCAKIVLPSQIVILSTTNSKYHFLGAIFSGDTVFIQPV is encoded by the exons ATGTATGATCCTTCCCCCAGCTACTATCTGCCAACAAATGACTATGAAGATTTTATGGCAAAGCTATTCAATGAGAATGAGTTTTTTCAACTGAGAGAGAACATTTTCAAATACCCTTTACAACCATATGAGCCAGTTCCCTTAGATGATATTCCATTGGAAGTGGTTAAATCAGTGGAGGGACTATCTGGTTTTGGTGCTAGTGCAAGTGTTGGTGTTGGTGATACTGCAAGTGCAAGTGTTGGTGTTGGTGATACTGCAAGGGCAAGTGTTGGTGTTGATGATACTGCAAGTGCAAGTGTTGGTGTTGGTGATACTGCAAGTGCATGTGTTGGTGCTAGTGTAGGTTATAATGCTAGTGCTGGTGGCATTGCTTTTGCTAATTTTAATGCTGACATTGATTCTAGTGTTGTTTTTGGTGCTAATGCTAGTTCTAGCACAACACTTACAGTAGCAACTATTGATCCACAAGTTGCTGGTCCTTCATCATTTGGTAATCATTCCATGTTTAACAATACAATGCACAACCCACTCACTCAATTTGAATCGTGTTCATCACCAAGCAGCTTCTCAGGGCTTACTCATCATGCTAGTAGTAGCAGCAGCAGTCACCAACAACTTCAAAGGTACCTTCCGAACCAAATGAATGGGATCAATGCACAAGGTATACCTGCAATGACGCCTCAACATATCAGTAGCAACAGTAATAATCAGGGACTTTTTTGGCTTCGCCCACCACCTCTCGTGGATTTTCCATACTTCGTACCTGCGTGGGAG GGAAGTTTGGTTGGAAGAATTCACTCGTACCGCCAATTCCTTAGTCAAGCAAGG GTCGTGAGGAAACCAACATCACCTGTCAC GCTTACCGATCAGTGGTGCTGTAGGCTAGATATCGCCCTCTTCATACCCTTATCCACGGTCAACTATACAATGAA GTTTTGTGGTGGACCCATTGATTATGTGTTCTTTCACATAATTAAATTCAACAATCTGGACTTATATGATTATATGATGAGTACAAATTTG TGTGCAAAGATTGTACTTCCTTCACAAATTGTAATATTGTCTACAACCAACAGCAAATATCACTTCTTAGGGGCAATTTTTTCAGGG GATACGGTGTTTATTCAACCTGTCTAA
- the LOC114371139 gene encoding uncharacterized protein LOC114371139, whose translation MDEMYVFFNNYSVPMSVYDDLMARLCNDNDILQLGENSFNEQIPLDDISLEVLKAVEGLTNDTNSTTLLTSNSLEEVEISIPPAAGVVVSEAFTPFQSPSFPLHPNGYASAGASPSVGVSALVAASAGANASVGGIACASVNTNASVSTTVRLATFDPQHPPQIGTSFGNFVFPNTMGNPFTQFQSCSSSASFPMLPYDSSSSSSSYQQSPRYLPFLMTGIGPQGIPATMPQFNQGNFWLRPPPLTDFPNFVHAWEGSLIGRIHSCRQFLSKARV comes from the exons ATGGATGAAATGTATGTTTTTTTCAACAATTACTCCGTGCCAATGAGTGTCTATGATGATTTAATGGCACGACTATGTAATGACAATGATATTTTGCAACTGGGAGAGAACTCTTTCAATGAGCAAATTCCTTTAGATGATATTTCCTTGGAAGTCCTTAAAGCAGTGGAGGGACTAACCAATGACACAAATTCAACTACTCTTTTGACCTCAAATTCATTAGAGGAAGTGGAAATTTCAATTCCACCTGCAGCTGGGGTAGTTGTATCTGAAGCATTCACTCCATTTCAATCACCAAGCTTCCCATTGCATCCTAATGGTTATGCTAGTGCTGGTGCTAGTCCAAGTGTTGGTGTTAGTGCTCTTGTTGCTGCTAGTGCAGGTGCTAATGCTAGTGTTGGTGGCATTGCTTGTGCTAGTGTTAATACCAATGCTAGTGTTAGCACAACAGTTAGGTTAGCAACTTTTGATCCACAACATCCTCCTCAAATTGGCACTTCATTTGGAAATTTTGTGTTTCCAAATACTATGGGAAACCCATTCACTCAGTTTCAATCATGTTCATCATCTGCAAGCTTCCCAATGCTTCCCTAtgatagtagtagtagtagcagCAGTTACCAACAATCTCCAAGGTATCTTCCGTTCCTAATGACTGGGATTGGTCCACAAGGTATACCTGCAACGATGCCTCAGTTTAATCAGGGAAATTTTTGGCTTCGCCCACCACCTCTCACGGATTTTCCAAACTTTGTGCATGCATGGGAG GGAAGTTTGATCGGAAGAATTCACTCATGTCGCCAATTCCTTAGTAAAGCAAGGGTATGA